acaacaatgttgaacaaataaatgatatttactgtgtgcaagcaaacaataacaaactgctgaaaaaatgtttctgctagAGAGTTCAATAGCTAAAAAAAATTGTACCTAACGTAACAAGTTTGTTCCAATCTCACCCCCTCTTGAttttagtcatttgtttactttcctcacttctgtttctcctctcgtgcactgagctgtaATGCCAATCAGAAGAAGTTCATTCACTGACGAGCTCCACCATCTTTGACACAGATTCATCATGCAAAATCGGCCAGAAAAAGGCGACAAGGGCTGCCAAGGACTGTCCAGTGCCGACTAGTGCCAACAATGTGGGACACAAAGCAAAAAACTAGGATGACAGATGCTCGCTGACGGCCTGAAGCTGACCACTGGCCAACCATCGGCCTGGTGTGTCAGGGTCCTTAGATGGAGATGGAGCTCagtatcaaactacaaactcCATTTTGTGATCAAGACAGAGCAATGGGTTGAAAGCTCTAAAAAAAAGCCAGAAAGTGGACCTTGAGTCAAACTACTACCACTTTCaaagtcaagaatgaactttcatgCTCAGTTCTACACTGcttcaaacagaaaaacagatttcagCATGATTtaaggagaaatgtgttgatgtcTTTTACTCACTAAGCTCTTAAAAAGAATAATTTTCTTGACCGCTTTTTATTATCTGTTTCCTTCTTGGACAAATGAGCAGCTTTGCTCATCCAAAAAGGaagttctttttcatttttccacaagaaaaaaacaataataaccaGCACAAGCCAAAACAGTAAGCAGCGGTCCTACCACAGCGGGTCGCAAGACACATTCAAAAGAAGAGGAAAGCTGAAAAGGAATATTTATGCAAGATCTTTGCTCTCTGCTTTTTACCCTCTAAAGAACTGAATCATTTGTATGAGCTGCATTAGTTATTTTCACTTTGAGGTAAAGACGATTAAGAATCTGACATTGTATATTATACCTGATTGTTTGGAGGCTGGAGAGGAGGCAGGTAGAGGGAGAATTTCACAGAAAgcagtttttatattttaacattaaGGGCAAAATAtcaaagctgtgtgtgtgtgtgcttgtgcttgAGAAAAGTCTGAATAATACATCAGAAATCTCTGAATTATTCAGAGGGTGGAGGGTGTTGGTGTGGGTGGTAGAGGGTGAAGAGAAACAAGAAAATTGATAGAAGGCAGAAAAAGGACAGAAGAAAACAGGAATGACTTTAATACCCAGTAGAAAACAGAGAGTGATGAATGTTTTCATCCTCCTCAGAGCGCCATCTGAAAGGCCCGGTCTGCTCAGGGTTTCCCTCCTGCCCTTCCTCTCCACCCTGTAACCATTCAGCGGGTTCTCCCCTGGGTGTGGGGCTACCAGGAGGGGTCTGCTTTCACCTCaaaaccctcacacacacagaaagaaagaaaaataagggTAGGAAGAGAAAGCGGGCAATAGtgagaggttgtgtgtgtgtgtgtgtgtgtgtgtgtgtgtgtgtgtgtgtatttggggTGCAGCGGTATTCAAATCCTTTCTGCTGTGACAAGGTCTGCCAGAGTTCATGCTCTGAGTGCCACAGccaaagacaacacacacaaacacacacacactaaaaatgGAAGTCAGAGATCAGTCATCTGATGGGCAGGTGGGGGAGAGTGAAAGATATCTGATGGACTGAGGACGGGGGAATAAAGACCAGGAAAAGCTCTTTACTGTGGTTTGTTTAAACCGTGTTTGATTCAAAATGACTCGTCCAATGTTTAGTTAAGCTCTCAAGGATGATATACGGCACAGGCGCAGACACTTTTATGAGCTCTGTGACATCAGCGAGACATGACAGCGGAGGTTATCGCTGCCTGTGTTGTGCTGCTGCATCTGCGCTAATCACAGCATGTGCTTGTTTCACCTCTACAACTTTGGTTAGTTAGCTGGGGACATTTATTGGCCAGCTGTCGTGCCCTCGTGCTGTACATGATCACAAaggcagacacacatacacacacacacacgctgacagACGCACATGCCTGCTGACCAGACCTCAAAAGGTCTACCGCCTTGTTTTTAGCTCCTGCCTTTAATCACTTCAGCAGATCACATATTGTTCACACACTCGCTCTCTCTTCCCTGGTGTGTATGAAATTTCCAGGAGGGATTTTTAACCTTGTCCATCCCTGCTTTTAGTACCGtcccccacccaccccccaTCCACCCCCCTTCGTCCATATGTCTGGGCACCAGAGCTCAAAATGTACACGCACCCCACACCGCACACTCATATACACGTCCTGGGAAAATGTACACGTGCCTGCCTCGCATTTGGGTCATGCGAGTCAGACATGTGAAGCCCCGCTGGTACTGCGGCGGAGAGGGGGAACACAGAGGAGTCACAGCCTGGTCATCAACACTTGTGAGGCAGACAGTGAAAGACAAGTGCATGACAAACAGGTGAGAGGAAGCAGCAGCTGATGAGTGTGGACGGAGAACAGAATCCACACGGCAGACTCTTCATGCCTTCATGTTTAGTGTATGAGAGCAAGTCAAACAAGTCAAATTGAAGACATTCATCGTCAGTGACGAGCTTGTCCTGTGGGGGGAGCATGTGGGCTCTGTGTGGGGGGCCAAAGCTGGCCGACAGGTTTGGGCCCAGGGCACTCCTGCTTTGGGGTGACGgcactaaccactgcaccaccctGCCACCCCCTTTTTAGACACTTTAAACAAAACTTTAACGCCAAACTTTCGATGGAAACACACACCAAAAGTGACAGAATACTCTTTCCAACATGTCAGTGacgattctcagtcatccaggtcgtggtaatcttaagtgctatatcgtaggcaactttacttgcttgagtttcttgaagacatttcggCTCTCaaccaagaggcttcttcagttctaacggactggtgtggagtcgcaggctttaaaccctgtgtgggtgtgaacccctACAGAGTCGTTGAGCTCACATGTGAGTCTTGGACCCAAGCGGCCATCTTGTGTGCCGTAAGGGTTAGATGgatccaggtgtgaatgggagggaaggagggatcccaagactgcattgtagatAGGTGTTAAGTGGTGTCGGtggcctcctcctctgtttaacgaaGGATGATTGAGCAGAGTAATGTAGTGTGTGCAGTGCAGCCAGAAATGCAGATTTGTACACTGGTGAAACCACACAACCACTCCACAATCGCAGGAGACTCAGCTATCCATTTACATCTAAAGGAGAAGGGACAATCTTTTGAGGACAGCAATGGCCAGTGAAGAAAGATAGTTTGAAAGAGAcatgaaagaagccatctacgtcaaactgGAAGGACCATCGTCCCTGTGTTACCTGAACATTATTGTTTCCTTTTCACACCTGTAAAGTGAGGGTTTGACCTGTTTACTCCACCACAACCGAACCACACCGCCAAATGCCTGTAATTATACTTGGCCGATGCAGTCTCTACGAATCAGCAAAAAAGAGGTCAGAGAGTAAAAACTCTTTCCACTTCTGTAGCAAAATCTTTCCCCATATGTAATCTAAGGACACGGGCAATTACCAGAGAGCCCACTTTTTGACAAGCTATCCATTATGATTATGCATTTTGCCATAAGAGAGAAACAGACCTCCCTTTGATGGgtgaaagacagacagcaggcGGAGAAATGATAACAAGGAATCTGTACGGAGAGAAGGAGACGACCTGAACAGAAAATTTGTACgaaaaagtagtagtagtagcaatGCAATATTCATCTCCCTATCTGCTTATCCTAGTACAGGGTTGCcagtgtgctggagcctatcccagctgacattgggcgataggcgaggtacaccctggacaggtcaccagactatcacaggactgacacatagagacagacaaccattcacactcactttcacacctacgggcaatttagagtcactaattaacctgcatgtctttggactgtgggaggaagctggagtgcccggagaaaacccacgctgacacggggagaacatgctggCCTGTGGATTCAAACCTGGAACCTTTCTGCTTTGAgacgacagtgctaaccactgtaccaccgtcACACCCCAATGAAAATAGCAGTGACATGGCACTGAATCCGTGGGTGCTGATAATCCTGCCCATCTCTCAGTATATACTAAATCTCCACTGTAGCGGACAAGAAAAACGATCTAATTTACCCATTTATTGCAGATGCTGTGGCGATCAGAAACCACAACGCCAATTAATAATTAAGTAATGCCGTACACACATGATCGAACATCTGATTTattgaattattaatattaaaaccAGAGTCAATGCTCGGTCAAGaagtctcaaacacacacacacacacacacacacacacaccaacatccATCCTCCTTGCTGccgtgaggggggggggggNNNgggggggggggggggcgggtgAGTGACTGGGAAAGAAACAGAGGGGCCTGTGTTTACACTGGCAGGGTGAGCGGCTTGTGAAGGCCCATGGAAATGACCAGCTCACATCTAATGGAGAGAAAGCTCCCCCATGACTGACAGGGCCTGCTTGCCTTTGAGGTTCTCCACAATCGACTCTGCCCGTTTCCCAGCGTGCTTCGCTCCCCAGGGCGGCCACACCAAACGAAACAAATAGGGGAGATTAAAAGGAAAATGGTTGCCATACCAGGAGCTCTGCAGGAGGGCGTTCACCGAGGGCGAAGGGGTACGTGAGGCTCAGAGAAGCCGGACACTTAATGAGTTGTCCGCTGACTTGCTGTACACTGTAATTCCAGCACTAATGGAAGGGCTGGAACACCAAGGACGTCCCAACAGTGTCATTTCTGAAAACTGTCTTCACTGACAATGTACAGTACTTAATCCCTGCAGAGGAAAATGAATCTACAGACAATTGGCGTACGTTTCCATCCATGTTATGCTGTGATATGTTTCCACCATGTGTTCCAAGCCATTCTCTCTATCTAATTGCATTCGAAGGGAAAATAACAACCAGCGCAGGGCCCCAGTGGTCCCAGAACGGACCACAAATACAGAACTGATCTTCTTTTAAGTTGTGTGTAAATTTTCAAAAGGGGGAGTTTTCATCGTAAAGCCTAGCATTACCATCCATTTCACAATACCATCTGTCTCCTGGGAAGAGAATGGATTTCTTGCGTTGGCATTTGGAGCTCCATCAACAGGCCCAGACTCTATTGATTCACATAATTACATTAGACGGCTTTAGTccttttcacagcagcttttatgGTTATTGATGAGTTCATGGAGCCGAGACATGTCAAAGCAGAGTCCAGCTGGAGAGCAAAAAAGGCTCAGGAAGGACGGAGGGGAAATTAACGAGTGAATGGATTGATGGACCAACAGGGTAACACAAGGCCTGTCCCCATCCGTCACTGCCAAAGACAGaacactcacacattcacacacacacacacagctaataAATTGCATATAATTATGTCATCCAGTTGTCATCTGTGCACTTCAGACTTATTCCTCCACCTGTTATTTCTCACATATCATCTTTGCAGAGATCAGAAAAAGCTTAAAGACGATTTCCACCCTGATAGTCATGCTGTGCAGAGAACTCGCTGCCAAGTCCAACCAGAACTTGGTTCTTtccagcaacaaaaacaacagcttttcattCTGTGCAAATGAACACTTGTACATTTATGATGAAGATCCTCAGGAAGACACATGAAGTTTTGACACTTCTCAAAAAGATCATGGTCGCCATCTAGTGGAGGAGAGCGTGCAATGACACTGACACAAAGCACCACATCAGGGCTATTTTctatcaaaagtgtttttattcgAGGGAATTTTAATCCAATAAATCATATAAAACTTGGTTTAAGAAAAGTTCTACAGAAAATACtcatgtcatttttgtgtttgacCAGTTTACCATTAGAAACCATGGCTTTGGAATTTTCTAAACTGTGGcaacaaaaatgatttattaataaagcatattttatttttaatataagagTTCTAGAACCACTATGGTAATGAAATTAGGGCTGTGCTACATGCCATTTTTTTCATAAGCGAAGCTTCTATTGAGGTTTTCAAAGGAAGACGCATCACCCAAAAATCCTGAATTCAAATAAAGTAATTAATTGGATTAAATGAGTGAGTGTTCACTAATTAATATTGTTAGAGCAGCTCCTGCTGGATCACCCTATTCATACAGGCGCACTCCTCCCTTTTTGTGCAGGAAGGAGAAGaacaaacagttttttgaccgCTAAATTCCAACAAGTATGGATTAAAGCAGAATATTTTTGTTAGATAAGAACATGTCGTTAATTTTtgaaattatttctttttttcccaataaatttttgattttggaatTTACAACACTCTGGAGCTATTGGAAGTGTTTGGATCACGAGTCGGAAAACAATCCTACACAAACAGTGTGATGCAGGGAAATAAAAAAGCTAGGGACAGCATTCAAATGTTGATTTACAATTCCAGTGTCAATTTTTTCAATGAAGCTTTGAAAATTTGAAATATTCAGTATAGCCCTCATGCATTATTatacttttgttttcttcaaggaaaatcctgcatgtCTAGACTTCTTCTAGAGGTTTGGTGAAATTTAGGTTATACTCAGTGTTTCTTCATCCATCCAAAACATGTAAGTTCTCCAGCATTGATGAAGACAACAGCTTTGTGTATGACATTGTCTAGATAATTCTTAGCACAGCCATTAATAAACTCTCTAACTAAAGTGAGATTAATAAATTCTAGGTGGTAGATTTTGGCAATAAATGTGTTGCAATTGGGGTTCATGAACTATCAAGACAACTCTGAAGTGAGCAAAAatcaccaccagaggtcagcaCTGACATTTAGTATACTGCTTCCTGCCATAGCTGAACACTTAGGATGACATGTTTGATTTCTCCACAAATGAGTACAAATTGTGTACATATATGAGATGATGTTTTACAGCCCACATGTAACACCATCAACACACACTGTTAGAGCATTACTGGTGTTACTGAACTGAGAGTGTGTGGTCATTTGGAGGACTTTGGCGCTCTGAGAACCTTTAGTGTTAAACACCAAGCTTCACTGGTCTCCTTCGCTGTCAGATCACTCAGTTTCCCACTCACGGTTCCACTGTATACACTGAGTCCATCATCAAATCTCAGTCCACTGTCACACCTTCAGGCAGCTCCACCACCACCGGGGCGCAGTCGTCCAAGTCTGCATCGAAGTCCCAGCGAAACTTCTTGGTCAGGTGGGCTTTGAACTTCTCGGCTCTCTTACGCAGCGTGCCGTCTACACCGGGTCCACTGGCAAACTGGAAAAAGTCCTGTGAGGAAATAAGTCAAACAGTGTAATGATCTGTGATTGTGAATGTGAACATCCTTAATAACAACACTAAGTTAGGTGTTGCTTTGACATCCTTTATTTCAACACCAActgaattgtttttaaatttttcgCCTCCTAGGAACTCCTGACAGGTTGAGACAGCTCTCATATTATTTCCTAGGTTAAGAAAGATAATGCCAAAGAGTGGAATTAAGTGTGTGCCAATGTGAGAAATCTAGGACAGGCAGGACCGCCTTGCTACTCCTGAGACACCTGATAAACAAGAGCCGTGATCTTTAAAATACCAGGGTTTGACTTGTGAATATTTTAAGACTACTGTACCACTTAAGTTGCGTTTTATAGACCACAACAAGCTCAGAACAAATGCTGCGTCTCTGCATCCAGATAATGCCCCTACTGACATCCTTGTCATTTGTGTGTACTTTACACCAGCGTGTACCTGCAGTGTGGAGGTGAGGAAGTTGTCCTGAGACACGATGTCAACAAAGAAGTCAGGCGGGATTTCTCCGAGCTGGTGGTAAAGCACGCCGATGAGCCCCAGATAGAGCTCTTTGCGCTTTCGCATCGCCTCCTCTGATCGACACAGCAGAGCAAGGAGTCTCTTCCAGTGCTCAAAGCCCTCGTAAACATTTCCAATCAGGAAACACACAAAGGCAAACTGCATCTCACCTGAGAGGGGAGGAACAAAATGTGGTTAGGGTTTTATACAGAAATGTAATTATGTGCTATTTTGATGAGCTAATATTAGTATGTCTGACACGTACCGAGCAGGTTGAGAGGCTGCAGCTCATAGTTCTTCTCCAGCACAGTCTCCAGGGCATAGCTCAGGTCCAGGCTGCACTGGGTGATCTCTGCCGGTGTAGCCCCAGCAGGGTAGGTCTTCTTGGGGATGTCAGAGAAGCGCAGCTCCGTTCCCTCCCTCTGCTTCATCCTGGGGAGCCTGTCGAGCCCCTCTTTCATGCTCTGGCAGGCTGTGTCATTCCTCGGCTGCTCCGCCCTGTCTTTGGTGTGTCTGAGCTGAAGCTCAGGGATGACGTCGCTGAAGGCACACACTCGACCTGAAAGAGGCTGCAAATTATTGGCCACCTCCTCGCTCAGACGGTCAGTGAGGGACACCCACTTCCTCATCACCTCATACGGATAAGGCCCCAGGTGAGGATCCAGGTCTCGTAAGGTGGCTCTGATCCGGCTCACCTCCTCTTCATTCTGGGAGGCTGAGAAGTCCAGATCCTCTTTTTGGGGATCCCAGTTGGCCAGCAGGATGTCTCTGGGTTTGAGAGTGAGGAAGAGGCCTGTCTTTGGGCCAATTTCTCCTCCACAGCTTGGAGAGTTCACAGAGCAGTAGTGGAGAAAGTGCAGGCCTGGGGGGATCATCTTCACACCCTTGAAGCGGGGACCAACCTGCCAGCTCTTGCAGTCAATCCCCAGCTCTGTGCCCCGAGGGACACCCAGCAGCACCAGGGTAGCACCCTCCTCGAACAGCCTCAGAGCAACATCTGGGTCCATGTCCACACTGTTGCTGGCGGCCATGTCTGCTCTGTCAAAGGCTACTTGACTTAACGTTACTGACTGAAACAAGCCAGGCAACACAATGTGTGACGTTATTATGTCCGACAGTTAACACCGAGTgatgctgtgtttttaaaatgtttgaatgAACGCAGTTTATCTGTCTCTAAAAAACAACGTGAACGACAACATATTAcggaaataaaacatttaaatgacgTTTTAAACATACATTTGTGTATATTTGTTAATATTACTAACGTCTATTGTCCGTTACAATACCTTGTTGATGTTTCATATCGTTAGAAAATCGTTTGGTCGACGTCGTGCAACATGTCTAGTGTTCCGGGCGGAAACAGGGCTGTTTTACAAGTGTTCCGCATCTGTAGTGAACGGACTTTACCCGGAAGTCTACTTTAGGCacaaagttgttgttgtttactatGAGTGCAGCTTTTATTTCACTCCAAAATATATGATTAACTTGATTATAGTATTagataaatataatttatttatttttatctcagaACAAGGACTCCTTAAAAATAACCGCCAATAAAAAGGCGAAgtgtgaccaaaaaaaaaaattaaattaaaaaaatatatatatttatatattattttactttttactttaatgtttttgtaatcTCCTGTTGCCTACCTGGTTGTAGTTTGTTACAATAATAAATACACTTACTGTAAaagtagtagtaataataataataataaattaaaaatataaaaaataaattaaattaaaaactacaTGTGTacttcaataataataataataataataataataataataataccaagacttcatatgagtagaaatcagacatttaaaaaagtttgttttattatactgcatatatcaaaaatacataaatgacaGACATTTCATGGTTATGGGGACATGTAGCttacaaagacaaaaatgctTGTTACAACAAGAGAGACTTTGGAAAATGTGCATATTTTGAAAGTATTGGAATGCATTgtggatattttatttttagcttaTCTGTGGTTACTATAAAACTATTTCATGAAACAAGGAGCAATGCCAACATGCAAAGTCTGGTATAGTTTtgacacacaaaacactgaGAACTTGACAACAGTAAACAGTCATgacattgcattaaaaaaaaacaacagctatcTAAATACAGTCAGTACAGTCATCCTCTGTTTGATGCGGTGAACTTTATGGAAATTCACCTGAAATTAGCACAGTCTCACAGGAACCACAGAGACATAGCATTTCCTACTTTGAGAGCATGGAGACACTCTGAAGTTTCTGCCAACAATTGATCAGTGCCTTGATAACTTTGATTAACCTCatcctttttctcttctttcctcGTATTTTCTGGGCAGCTGAACAAGAAGCTGTCTTCCCCTGAAAGCATACAACCAGAAGAAGAATTGTTAAGCAGCAAAATGCTTTAATAGTTCACTTCAAGGTCACATCTTTAAGGATGTTTATGCATCCTTGTTTAAATCAGATAAGATCACAGATCATCCATTTCCCCAGCCcaatctttgtttgtttcttattttctgtatgGGAGGAATGGTAAGGAGTGTGATATCCTTTTCTGTGAAGAGCAGTTTTGTTTTGCTCTTCGGTGTGTCCTTATTCATTGTGGGGAAAATGGAAAATCAATATATATTTGTCCAATAGAAATGGAAGAATACATCTCTCTACAGTCTCCTCACCAGATAATCAGGGCTGCAGTTGTGAATGATGAGCCGCTCCATGCTCTCCAGTGGCTTTTCCAGGTCAGACTGCTGATTGCCACCCCTCTGACACCGCACCTGCTGTGTCAGACCATAGATGGAAACCAGGATGCGACGTGCCTGCCAATGGGAGAGCAGCCCAGAGAGTGAATAACGTGACactacatttaaattttttggATGGCACTGCACAACAAATTTAAGTTACGATTCATAATTCCCACAGAGGAAAGATTCTTTTGCATTTGCCAAATCTTGTCAGGTTCTTGTGAAACCCACAGTGTAACAGTATCTGGACAAATAAGCCTGTTTTGAGTCATTACTAccctgtccatggtgctgaaagtGAATATACTGTAAAGCCATTTACCTTTCCTGAGGGACAGGGGTCTCTCACTTTAGAGGTATTGATTGAGCCAGTCAAATTCTGCAAAACAACAAGCAAATATGGATTTATCCAAAAATGGAAAACGTGCAGATGGTGGCTTTACTGGTGAAGTGAAGACAGTTGCAAATACCGGAACTTTGCAGCTGTCACTGGATATCCAAGCATTGCTCCCACATGTTTAATAACAGCTACAGCTGCAgctgacttgaatgacttgacaTTTAGATCAGATAAATTAAATAGTATCTATCAAAGTCACACATAAGATGCACATAATGGCATAAAACACACG
This genomic stretch from Epinephelus moara isolate mb chromosome 16, YSFRI_EMoa_1.0, whole genome shotgun sequence harbors:
- the aar2 gene encoding protein AAR2 homolog; the protein is MAASNSVDMDPDVALRLFEEGATLVLLGVPRGTELGIDCKSWQVGPRFKGVKMIPPGLHFLHYCSVNSPSCGGEIGPKTGLFLTLKPRDILLANWDPQKEDLDFSASQNEEEVSRIRATLRDLDPHLGPYPYEVMRKWVSLTDRLSEEVANNLQPLSGRVCAFSDVIPELQLRHTKDRAEQPRNDTACQSMKEGLDRLPRMKQREGTELRFSDIPKKTYPAGATPAEITQCSLDLSYALETVLEKNYELQPLNLLGEMQFAFVCFLIGNVYEGFEHWKRLLALLCRSEEAMRKRKELYLGLIGVLYHQLGEIPPDFFVDIVSQDNFLTSTLQDFFQFASGPGVDGTLRKRAEKFKAHLTKKFRWDFDADLDDCAPVVVELPEGVTVD